A genomic segment from Glycine soja cultivar W05 chromosome 20, ASM419377v2, whole genome shotgun sequence encodes:
- the LOC114402055 gene encoding uncharacterized protein LOC114402055, whose protein sequence is MVDWTTEITSDTENNRGVGRGDRDDSDDAPQRRWPTTSTHRQRVVVTAEHDEPVVPTAEADVFPDEPMAGGDVEDTGVDIPAHTGAQAAENEPEGFPGGPSDPSVLTQYADHVAGSECPELKLSSHGRKVHSLGRPVPAIEGLVPGTGLSPLIACSVDTGDRGLLSLFIERWHRETSGLHLPMGEVMIVLDDVSSLLHLPVRLPGLRQCIVVDRMYACNGYVISMSADARQVIGQLRLTLLDTRALSLGREVTADPDYD, encoded by the exons ATGGTGGATTGGACAACAGAAATAACATCTGATACAGAAAACAACAG AGGTGTGGGCAGAGGAGATCGTGATGATTCCGATGATGCTCCGCAGCGTCGATGGCCCACCACATCCACACACAGGCAGAGAGTAGTTGTCACTGCTGAGCACGATGAGCCAGTGGTCCCTACGGCAGAGGCTGACGTATTTCCAGATGAGCCGATGGCAGGAGGTGATGTAGAGGACACTGGGGTAGACATTCCTGCACATACAGGCGCACAGGCTGCTGAGAATGAGCCTGAGGGATTTCCAGGTGGTCCGAGCGACCCATCCGTGCTAACCCAGTATGCGGATCACGTTGCAGGCAGC gagtGTCCTGAGTTGAAGTTATCCTCTCACGGGAGGAAGGTCCATAGTTTAGGCAGGCCTGTCCCTGCCATTGAGGGCCTAGTTCCTGGGACAGGACTAAGTCCTCTGATCGCGTGTTCGGTAGACACTGGCGATCGGGGACTTTTGTCATTGTTTATCGAGCGGTGGCACCGGGAGACGTCAGGTCTCCATCTCCCTATGGGAGAGGTGATGATCGTGCTGGACGACGTCTCGTCTCTTCTGCATCTGCCCGTG AGGCTGCCAGGGCTGAGACAGTGCATTGTCGTGGATCGTATGTACGCCTGCAATGGGTATGTGATATCTATGAGCGCCGATGCCAGGCAGGTCATTGGACAGCTGCGGCTCACGc TGCTGGATACACGAGCACTTTCCCTCGGTCGCGAAGTCACTGCTGATCCGGACTACGACTAG
- the LOC114402057 gene encoding uncharacterized protein LOC114402057, whose protein sequence is MKFSSLRLTSVKGVREYIMKMRDISSQLKKLEVDMSESFLEEERLVMEMGESALLTTAYGKNKAIKSQANQKGNGKIPPQADIKKVTKCFFCKKKGHMKKNCPEFQKWLEKKEWCGRKKEPNIIGHGSEYV, encoded by the exons ATGAAGTTCTCTTCTCTTCGGCTCACCAGTGTGAAAGGTGTGCGTGAGTACATCATGAAAATGCGAGATATTTCATCTCAACTTAAGAAACTAGAGGTTGATATGTCTGAGTCCTTCCTA gaagaagaaaggcttgTAATGGAGATGGGTGAGAGTGCATTGCTGACTACTGCTTATGGGAAGAACAAAGCAATTAAGTCTCAAGCTAATCAGAAGGGTAATGGTAAAATACCACCTCAAGCTGATATTAAGAAGGTgacaaagtgtttcttttgcaagaagaagggacacatgaagaagaatTGCCCCGAGTTCCAGAAAtggcttgagaagaaag aatggtgtggcagaaagAAGGAACCGAACATTATTGGACATGGTTCGGAGTATGTTTAG